A single genomic interval of Lynx canadensis isolate LIC74 chromosome A2, mLynCan4.pri.v2, whole genome shotgun sequence harbors:
- the CLEC4O gene encoding C-type lectin domain family 4 member G isoform X1: MAEARNFPNPNEITALRAKLPPQPANTGRWGQTSKDKTWRYLCLAVSLILLLMLIILCVVLPKVLKRTQQVQKEVIQLNEKVMQGLGHARHDLDFIRGEMFRQMKAVLAGNESSCEPCPLDWKVFQGSCYFFSLDNLTWTQANDSCAQKQAHLVIINSRAEQDFLTSTEQVTSWVGLFKGGQKGNLRWMDGSTPTYTNWESKKLHDNGTAPACMMIHNHGYWSNFSCESGRFAFICERRQNC, from the exons ATGGCTGAAGCCAGGAACTTCCCAAACCCCAATGAGATTACCGCATTGAGAGCCAAACTCCCCCCGCAGCCGGCGAACACTG GTCGATGGGGACAGACGTCCAAGGATAAGACCTGGAGATATCTCTGCCTGGCTGTGTCCCTGATCCTGCTTCTCATGCTCATTATCCTCTGTGTGGTTCTGCCCAAAG TCTTGAAGAGGACACAGCAGGTGCAGAAGGAAGTCATTCAACTGAATGAAAAAG TGATGCAGGGACTGGGGCATGCCAGGCACGACCTGGACTTCATTCGGGGTGAAATGTTCCGGCAAATGAAGGCTGTACTGGCAGGCAATG AATCCTCATGTGAGCCTTGCCCCCTGGACTGGAAGGTCTTTCAGGGCTCCTGCTACTTTTTCTCCCTGGACAACCTCACCTGGACCCAGGCTAATGACTCTTGTGCCCAGAAGCAAGCTCACCTGGTTATCATCAACAGCCGAGCAGAACAG GACTTCCTGACATCAACTGAGCAGGTGACATCCTGGGTAGGCCTCTTCAAAGGGGGCCAGAAAGGAAACCTCAGGTGGATGGATGGCTCAACCCCCACCTACAC TAACTGGGAGTCCAAGAAGCTACATGATAATGGAACTGCCCCCGCCTGCATGATGATACACAACCATGGATACTGGAGCAACTTCTCTTGTGAATCAGGGAGATTTGCTTTCATTTGTGAGAGGCGACAGAACTGCTAA
- the LOC115499889 gene encoding olfactory receptor 2Z1-like → MGDSNQSVTSDFTLMGLLSHSGPHLVLFSLVAVIFTMGLLGNAILLFLIHTDSRLHTPMYFLLSQLSLLDVGFLLVTIPKMAANFLQGEGSISFGGCAAQMFFLMLMGVSEGVLLSLMSYDRYVAVCHPLHYPVLMRRQVCLLVVGTSWLSGVLVASIQTSITLHFPYCASHTVDHFFCELPALLKLSCADTSAYELSLSISGVLILLLPLSLITTSYSHVLRAVLCMHSAETRHKAFTTCSSHITVVGLFYGAAMFMYMVPGTYHSPQQDNVVSLFYSLVTPTLNPLIYSLRNREVQMALVKVLGRAGFMSKR, encoded by the coding sequence ATGGGGGACTCAAATCAGTCAGTGACCTCAGACTTCACTCTCATGGGGCTCTTGAGCCACTCGGGGCCACATCTGGTCCTATTCTCCCTGGTGGCTGTCATATTCACTATGGGCCTTCTGGGAAATGCCATCCTGCTCTTCCTGATCCacacagactccaggctccacacGCCCATGTACTTCCTGCTCAGTCAACTCTCCTTATTGGATGTTGGCTTTCTACTGGTCACCATCCCCAAGATGGCAGCCAACTTCCTGCAGGGAGAGGGTTCCATCTCCTTTGGGGGTTGTGCAGCTCAGATGTTCTTCCTGATGCTGATGGGTGTCTCTGAGGGTGTCCTGCTATCCCTCATGTCTTACGACCGCTATGTTGCCGTGTGCCACCCCCTGCATTATCCTGTACTCATGAGACGTCAGGTCTGCCTGCTCGTGGTGGGCACCTCCTGGTTGTCAGGTGTGCTCGTGGCCTCCATCCAGACCTCCATCACCCTGCACTTCCCCTACTGTGCCTCACACACTGTGGATCACTTCTTCTGTGAGCTACCGGCTCTGCTGAAGCTCTCTTGTGCAGACACCTCTGCTTATGAGTTGTCGCTGTCCATCTCAGGAGTGCTGATCTTGCTTCTGCCCCTGTCACTCATCACCACCTCCTACAGCCATGTGTTGAGGGCCGTTCTCTGCATGCACTCAGCAGAGACCCGACACAAGGCCTTCACCACCTGTTCCTCTCACATCACTGTTGTGGGGCTCTTTTATGGGGCAGCCATGTTCATGTACATGGTTCCAGGCACCTACCACAGCCCACAGCAGGACAATGTGGTCTCCCTCTTCTATAGCCTTGTCACCCCCACGCTCAACCCCCTCATCTATAGCCTGAGAAACAGAGAGGTTCAAATGGCTTTGGTCAAGGTTCTTGGCAGAGCTGGCTTTATGTCAAAGAGATGA
- the CLEC4O gene encoding C-type lectin domain family 4 member G isoform X2, whose amino-acid sequence MAEARNFPNPNEITALRAKLPPQPANTGRWGQTSKDKTWRYLCLAVSLILLLMLIILCVVLPKVLKRTQQVQKEVIQLNEKVMQGLGHARHDLDFIRGEMFRQMKAVLAGNESSCEPCPLDWKVFQGSCYFFSLDNLTWTQANDSCAQKQAHLVIINSRAEQDFLTSTEQVTSWVGLFKGGQKGNLRWMDGSTPTYTWKVTGPELHL is encoded by the exons ATGGCTGAAGCCAGGAACTTCCCAAACCCCAATGAGATTACCGCATTGAGAGCCAAACTCCCCCCGCAGCCGGCGAACACTG GTCGATGGGGACAGACGTCCAAGGATAAGACCTGGAGATATCTCTGCCTGGCTGTGTCCCTGATCCTGCTTCTCATGCTCATTATCCTCTGTGTGGTTCTGCCCAAAG TCTTGAAGAGGACACAGCAGGTGCAGAAGGAAGTCATTCAACTGAATGAAAAAG TGATGCAGGGACTGGGGCATGCCAGGCACGACCTGGACTTCATTCGGGGTGAAATGTTCCGGCAAATGAAGGCTGTACTGGCAGGCAATG AATCCTCATGTGAGCCTTGCCCCCTGGACTGGAAGGTCTTTCAGGGCTCCTGCTACTTTTTCTCCCTGGACAACCTCACCTGGACCCAGGCTAATGACTCTTGTGCCCAGAAGCAAGCTCACCTGGTTATCATCAACAGCCGAGCAGAACAG GACTTCCTGACATCAACTGAGCAGGTGACATCCTGGGTAGGCCTCTTCAAAGGGGGCCAGAAAGGAAACCTCAGGTGGATGGATGGCTCAACCCCCACCTACAC ATGGAAAGTGACTGGACCCGAGCTCCACCTCTAA